A section of the Microbulbifer pacificus genome encodes:
- a CDS encoding F0F1 ATP synthase subunit epsilon — MAMTVHCDIVSAEESLFSGLVKMVVVSGVEGEIGITYGHAPLLTALKPGPVRVIKDTGEEEVYFLRGGFVEIQPNVVTVLADLAEREIDEEAARKAREEAEHALRSAPADIDYVRVSAQLAEAEARLRTLQAIRKAAGK; from the coding sequence ATGGCTATGACTGTACATTGCGACATTGTTAGCGCAGAGGAATCCCTCTTCTCCGGTCTGGTGAAGATGGTGGTTGTGAGCGGCGTAGAGGGTGAGATAGGTATTACCTATGGTCACGCTCCCCTGCTTACCGCCCTCAAGCCGGGCCCGGTCCGTGTCATCAAGGACACTGGTGAGGAAGAGGTCTACTTCCTGCGCGGCGGCTTTGTTGAAATCCAGCCGAATGTGGTGACCGTGCTCGCCGATCTCGCCGAGCGCGAAATCGACGAGGAAGCGGCGCGCAAGGCTCGCGAAGAGGCGGAACACGCCCTGCGCAGTGCCCCGGCGGATATCGACTACGTCCGCGTTTCCGCGCAACTGGCCGAAGCCGAAGCGCGCCTGCGCACCCTGCAGGCGATCCGCAAGGCAGCCGGCAAGTAA